CTGTGACTGCTCTAATTACTATGACTGCTCTAATGACTATGACTGCTCTAATGACTATGACTGCTCTAATGACTATGACTGCTCTAATTACTATGACTGCTCTAATGATTATGACTGCTCTAATTACTATGACTGCTCTAATGACTGTGACTGCTCTAATGACTATGACTGCTCTAATGACTATGACTGCTCTTATGACTATGACTGCTCTAATGACTATGACTGCTCTAATGACTATGACTGCTCTAATGACTATGACTGCTCTAATGACTATGACTGCTCTAATTACTATGACTGCTCTAATTACTATGACTGCTCTAATGACTATGACTGCTCTAATGACTATGACTGCTCTAATGACTGTGACTGCTCTAATGACTATGACTGCTCTAATGACTATGACTGCTCTAATGACTATGACTGCTCTAATGACTGTGACTGCTCTAATGACTATGACTGCTCTAATGACTATGACTGCTCTAATGACTATGACTGCTCTTATGACTATGACTGCTCTAATGACTATGACTGCTCTAATGACTATGACTGCTCTAATGACTATGACTGCTTTAATGACTGTGACTGCTCTAATGACTATGACTGCTCTAATGACTATGACTGCTCTAATGACTATGACTGCTCTAATGACTATGACTGCTCTAATGACTATGACTGCTCTAATGACTGTGACTGCTCTAATGACTGTGACTGCTCTAATGACTGTGACTGCTCTAATGACTGTGACTGCTCTAATGACTATGACTGCTCTAATGACTATGACTGCTCTAATGACTGTGACTGCTCTAATGACTATGACTGCTCTAATGACTATGACTGCTCTAATGACTATGACTGCTCTAATGACTGTGACTGCTCTAATGACTGTGACTGCTCTAATGACTGTGACTGCTCTAATAACTATGACTGCTCTAATGACTATGACTGCTCTAATGACTGTGACTGCTCTAATGACTGTGACTGCTCTAATGACTATGACTGCTCTAATGACTATGACTGCTCTAATGACTATGACTGCTCTAATGACTATGACTGCTCTAATGACTATGACTGCTCTAATGACTGTGACTGCTCTAATGACTATGACTGCTCTAATGACTATGACTGCTCTAATGACTGTGACTGCTCTAATGACTATGACTGCTCTAATGACTATGACTGCTTTTATGGCTGTATGgttgtatgaatgtatgactgcTCTAATGACTATGACTGCTCTTATGACTGTGTGACTGCACGACTGTATGAGTTCTCTTTTGACTGTATCACTGCTCTAATAACTATGGTTGCTGTTATGACTGTGTGAGTGCACGACTGTTTGAGTTCTCTTTTGACTGTATGACTGCTCTAATAACTATGGTTGCTGTTATGACTGTGTGACTGCACGACTGTTTGAGTTCTCTTTAGACTGTATGACTGCTCTAATTACTATGACTGCTCTAATGACTATGACTGCTCTTATGGTTGTATGgttgtatgaatgtatgactgcTCCTATGACTGTATGGCTTAATGGCTGCATGACTGCATGACCACTTTAATGACTACGACTGCTCTTATGACTATATGGCTCTACGACTGCATGACTGTATGACTGCTCTTATGACTGTATGGCTACATCATTGCATGACTGTATGGCTAATCTTTCCCATTGAATATGACTTTCCACATTTTCCTTCCTGAAGGTTATTTtactattttacctttttttataattcaaCGTCGCTTTTTcaaatcttctttttcatccataAGGTTTACCtggttcttttttattattattaccgcaTTGGACTCCTTCGCAATCCTTATTTTTACCCTGAATTAAAGATTTCCTCGTTCCTCTGAATTTAAATTAGGGACATTTTtccctcacattttttttattactttttgttCCCACTTTTCCTCGTGATCAGACTGTcgcaaccccccacccccaccccctcaacGAGTGCCGCCCCCTCCGTTACAACGCCGCAGCAAGGCGCACCACGGGAAGggggttcatctctctctctctctctctatatatatatatatatatatatatatatatatatatatatatatatatatatatatatatatatatatatatatatatatatatatatatatatatatatatatatatatatatatatatatatatatatatatatatatatatatatatatatatatatatatatatatatatatatatatatatatatatatatatatatatatatatatatatatatatatatatttctctccagTCTCCtcttagtagtaatattattattattattattattattagtagtagtagtggtagcagcagtagtagtagtaatataagtagtattagtattagtaggagtaatagtagtagtagtagtagtagtagtagtagtagtagtagtagtagtagtagtagtagtagtagtagtagaagtagtaatagtagtagtaacagcaagaGTGGTAGTGTGTGTCGGTGAGTTCATGGCGGTAACGGCCGTTTTCTTAAACAGTGTAAACCCAGGATACCATATTGTTAGTTAGCTAGACACCCACAAATGGATTTCATAAACGCATCTGACGCTGTTCTGTGTATGGCTAGGATCCCACATTATTGGAACATTCGTGTGATGACCTACCACACAACATGGGGCGACCATACCCAcccgaaagagaaacgaaatgtaAGAAATATATTAATTATATTAAAAAAACTTATGAATAATTGATAAATATGCTATTATTCTACTTCTGTTATTATTTCACTTCTGTTTTTCAATCAGTAACTCTGTAATCACAACAAGTACAAGATTTTAAAACAACATGCGTGGTCGCGCGTGTATTGAAGTAAGTAAGAAGTCGATTATAGCTACAGTATAGTAATGTAGTTTATTATGACTAAGATGAATGAGATCACTACCTTTGGATGAATTCTTCTTCTGTGAGGTACTCCATTGGGTCACTGCGATCCCGTAAAACTGTGCGGGGTAATCTAATTCGTCGAATTTCTTCAATTTGCTCATCATCAAGCTCTTGTATGAGATGAATGACTTCAGGAAAGGATTCCAAGGCATGAAATATGTACTGGTAATACATGATAATCGAGTATACTTATACACGTGCCTACTTGTAATATATAATAACTGAAATTATGCATTCAGGCCTTGATACACAGACTACTTCAtgcattcttttcttcctactcaaAGATTTATACAGCTGGAAATCAGTAATGTCGATCTAGTAAAATCCTAGTCTCACGCCACACTCGGGCAAATCATTTGTAGGTCAGCAGCAGGGAATTGGGTATATATTACTTTATTCTCCATCTCACAACGGTACTTCTGACACTTCTCATCGGTTAAatgtcattattctatgcattttgaaccccatataaagGCCTATGGGTCACAAATTGCTAGAAACGCCGCTAGCGATTTAAAAAATAAAGTTCGTGGGGCCTCTGGGCGCCTTGTGGGAGAACGTAAAGTGTTGACATTTCACGGGTAACTGACTcataattaggttaggttaggttaggctttacCATGCTGTTTTTCGGGCTAAAACAGCATTGTAGTCGGATGGTTTCCTGTGCACAACCGGACTGTCTCTTATCTGCATTTTTTAAACAGTGGGGCGCCAGCTGATACACAGGCCAGCCAACCTACTAGGGCGGGAGCTACCAACCTTTTCGAATCGTCCGCAGttcagggctggatgagatcccgtatgaattaTATAAGAATGAAGGTGAGGTAGTGATAGACAGGATGACAGAGCTGTTCAATTGTATataggagaatgagagagtggctcgggaatggaacgaatgcagagtgactgatacacaagggaggacatagaagtaagaaagagctgaagaattataggccgatagccctggcgaatacggtgggaaagtttttctgtgctgtgttgaatgaaaggctgtgtaagtggattgaaagagagagagagtgctgggtgaggagcagaatggttttcgcacagacaggagggcagaggacaatatgtatgtaGTGAATGAgatgatagaaataaaaaagaggaatggaagtccgttgtatcttgggtttcttgatattgagaaagcgtatgatagagtaaacagggaggtgatgtgcaaggtactggagaaagtaagtttgagtgataagatagtgcgaatcattaggagtatgtatgtgtacacgagagccaggtataggttaggagcattagagacagagtggatgaggagtgaaagaggtgttaggcagggctgcatctTGTCTCCAATTAtcttcagtctgtacactgaggagttggcagccaggatgaggagaaagaatgcaggagtaaaagtgtgagaagacagggtaagtgtgcttctgtatgcaaatgacgtggtagtcatgagtgagtcagcggaggaactgcaggaactattagatgtggtgaatgagtatgggagaaattttggagtgaaatatagtagtgagaaaagtcagataatggttgtgaatgggacagaaaatgagagaaatagaacctggaggctaggagacacaaagctagggcaaacagatgcatacaagtaatTGGGTGTATGGATGAACCCGAGCGGATGtcaaaggacaaagaatgagaagattagtctagtgaatcaatgggtgggccgtctgggaagtgcggcaagaatgagaggatgtaagtatgatgtgctgagagaggtgtggaagagtgtagcagtgccgagtgtgatgtatgggatggaggtgattacatagagttggaaatggataaattggaagtagggcaaaataggatcggtaggctagctttgaatgcaccaaggtatgcagcggtggaagctttgaggggtgatatggggttgagtacctttagggaaagatttaggaaggctacccttagatacaaagtcagattggaacgaatggatgacgcgagactGGCACTGAAGGtgtacttgtggagtgtgcatgagagcaaatggattaagaactgcatgagaatggttggtaacagtggtatgcgagtcaggtgggtgagcagagaggaagggaggcgtttctttgaatggaaggtgactgacaggaacagtgaggatctagaatgggatgtgagaaagtggaagagagagatagacagtgcagtgaaaggtgacggtctgaggaggtggaagcatgcgatggagcgaaagactactttggagtggtacagggaaaaggatgCCCCGCAgcgtgtcagctggtatgatggaagcctgggtggtgatcttctcttccaagctcgagcgcagtgtatgaatgtgaatgcaagaaattacaggtggtctgagtcccgcagcaaagtgtatcagatgtgtgacaggggtgtggatgaaactgtcgtgcatgtgatactggtgtgtgggaggtaccggagagaaaggacggagatgatgagggtggcactgagtgagatgggctgggatgtgaatgggaggattgcaagaacagagagggaatgggtgctgctgctgctgctgctgggattgAGTGCTGAAGtaaatgagagaattatagaaaCCATGAAGAGtattctggaaaagatgtggtgtgcaagaaatagggaattggaagatctgtaatggatactgcttgttttgtttttatttttacaggttgtgccgatatgaaggcctgactctccaacgggtcacctgtactgcaagagcaagagcaaTCGCATGCTAGGTTACGAGTGTGGTTGTCTAGCTAACAACACACTGCTGGGTGTGCGGGTGTTTAAGAAATCGAAACATAACTTTCGGATGCTAGCACACCACAGTGGTGTGTTGAACTACGAAACGAAATTTTAGAAGTTTAAGAAAACGGGGGTaagagtggcggtggtggtgatataggTCGTGCTGGTGAGGATGCAGACAGAGGGAGTGTGGGGGGgagctgtgatggtggtgatggaggagcggagaaagaaggaaatggaagaaaatattggaggaatagaaacacacaaaaaaaaagaataagaagagagagagagagagagagagagagagagagagagagagagagagagagagagagagagagagagagagagagagagagagagagagagagagagagagagagagagagagagagagagagtaatggagatCTCCTTATCATtcggtttcctctctctctcgaagaataataataataataagacgaaaggaaagaaaaataaattgctgtccaacagagaaaaaataaacaagaagaagaaaggaaggaaggaaaaaagaaaaaagagaaaaagaagaaaaattttaCCATCCAATAACGAGAAACAAACTTAAAATAGCTCGGAAAAAATGTAATTATAAGAGAACAGAAGCGaataacaacagagagagagagagagagagagagagagagagagagagagagagagagagagagagagagagagagagagagagagagagagagagagagagagagagagagagagaaaatggatgaacaGACTCATAACAATCGTAGACTATAACAAAAAACAATGATTACGTGCAGCACTCAAATTAAAGTTCTCTCAGCAAAAGGGAggttgggtacacacacacacacacacacacacacacacacacacacacacacacactacagctgcgcgtggccccaGTGCTCACCTCCGGCACACTGGCCCTGGAGGGTGTGGCGTACCTACAAAGGCGAAGACGAGGAAGTGGAgccaaggagggaaggaaatgaatggaaaataagggACAACACGCACCAGAATGTGACTGATAGATACatggacagaaaaaaagataaatagaaggagaagtaaataaataaactaatataGACTGTAAAAAGGATATTGAATAAAAGGcatacctgggcacttccgcacctcggtccggacctccgctcctccgcacctgcggaccgccaaacgaggtgcggaagcccggaagtgcggaacgttttcaaaagtgcggaagtaacaggtgcggacaggggaaattttgggtccagacttccgcacctgagattttcaaagataaaaaacgaagacgacaaacagtccgcggcattactttcgcgcgttttggcgggctatgtgctaccagctgatcactgtgtcaattttctttttcttttcagaatcttttgacatttagtgattcactgcgattatttagtgtttagtgtttacaaataaacatggacagatacgtgaaaagaggtgatagcgacaggagcaggagtgtgtcaggggatagtagcgtcaatagcgtgagctacagaaccagcacgcATGCACCGTCATCCTCCAGAACCCCTACgccgctggcgacgtcagacatttccttgtctgacgtggagctggaccccttccagtgtaatgccagaatttaattaagaatgggaaaatgtaaattagggaggaataagccgttaccgcatagaacattccagactcgcgcttgagaggcccaccccatttgaaggtaaatatatatatatatatatatatatatatatatatatatatatatatatatatatatatatatatatatatatatatatatatatatatatatatatatgaagcttgatgtattattgccttgtactaatttgttttatttttgaggtgcggactagttttttcaggcgcgctttaatagttttgcgtacagtagcggaggtgcggaggtccggtagcggaccgagcgaaaaaattttaggcgcggaagtacaggtgcggactacctgcgtccgaagtgcggaggagcggtagcggactaccccaaatccagtaacgcgcccagctctgataAAAGGAAatggtatgtgcgtgtgtgtgtgtgt
This sequence is a window from Eriocheir sinensis breed Jianghai 21 chromosome 1, ASM2467909v1, whole genome shotgun sequence. Protein-coding genes within it:
- the LOC127002239 gene encoding cysteine-rich, acidic integral membrane protein-like, producing the protein MTCSNYYDCSNDCDCSNDYDCSNYYDCSNDCDCSNDYDCSNYYDCSNYYDCSNDYDCSNYYDCSNDYDCSNDYDCSNGYDCSNDYDCSNDCDCSNYYDCSNDYDCSNDYDCSNDYDCSNYYDCSNDYDCSNYYDCSNDCDCSNDYDCSNDYDCSYDYDCSNDYDCSNDYDCSNDYDCSNDYDCSNYYDCSNYYDCSNDYDCSNDYDCSNDCDCSNDYDCSNDYDCSNDYDCSNDCDCSNDYDCSNDYDCSNDYDCSYDYDCSNDYDCSNDYDCSNDYDCFNDCDCSNDYDCSNDYDCSNDYDCSNDYDCSNDYDCSNDCDCSNDCDCSNDCDCSNDCDCSNDYDCSNDYDCSNDCDCSNDYDCSNDYDCSNDYDCSNDCDCSNDCDCSNDCDCSNNYDCSNDYDCSNDCDCSNDCDCSNDYDCSNDYDCSNDYDCSNDYDCSNDYDCSNDCDCSNDYDCSNDYDCSNDCDCSNDYDCSNDYDCFYGCMVV